The Maridesulfovibrio salexigens DSM 2638 region ACACTTCCGATTTCGGTATCCTGCGACTCATCGTGTCCGACTTTGATACAGCACAGAAAGTACTCAAAGAAGCAGGATTCACTGTGGGCAAGACTTCTGTCGTAGCTGTCGTTGTAGACGACCAGCCCGGCGGTCTGCATAATCTGCTCGAAATGCTGCGCGGCTCCGGTATTAACGTAGAATACATGTACGCTTTCGTACACCAGTCCGGCTCAAACGCCGTAATCATCTTCCGCTTCGACCGTACCGATCAGGCTATCGAACTGCTCGAATCCAAGAACATCAAGATGATCCCCAGCGAAGAGCTGTGTAAGTTATAAGCCTCCGGCGGCTGGGAAAGGGATACTTTTTGTAAAAAGTATCCCTTTCCCAGACCCCATCCCTTCCAAAACTTTTATTAAGCTTCGCATATAGCGCGTATAGACGGCGTAGACTTGATCGCAATATCTTGGTTGGTATTGCGTTTTTTTGTTATAAAGGGATTTATGAATATAAAATTACTTAAGCAAGAATCACCCTGCCGCTGGCGTATGGAAAAATACGGCCCCATGCGTGTTGATGCGCTATTCTTTGGAAACAAGGATATCATCCTCGAACTGGATGACACCACGGTTTCGCAGGTACGGGATGTGGCCTCTCTTCCGGGCGTGGTCGGCCAGGTCTGCGCCATGCCGGATGCCCATTCCGGTTATGGGTTCCCCATCGGCGGTGTTGGAGCTTTTGATGAGAAGCACGGGGTTATTTCAGCAGGTGGAGTTGGATTTGATATTTCCTGCGGAGTACGCACTCTTACTACCGGATTGAAGAAACAGGATTTGATCACTTGTGATGCCAAGCTTGCGGATTTGCTTTTCAAACGCATTCCGTCCGGCGCTGGTGTTGGAGGTGATATTATCCTTGAAGGTGATCAGCTTGATGAAATGCTGCTTGGCGGTGCTTCATGGGCTGTAGGTCAAGGAGTCGGAAAACCGGAGGATCTCGGCAGGATTGAGGGGAACGGCAGAAATAACTTTGCTGATCCGTGCAAAGTCCCTCTCAAAGCCAAGCAACGCATGCGTAACCAGATGGGATCACTGGGATCAGGCAACCATTATCTGGAAGTACAGTATGTGGAAGAAATTTACGATAAAGCTAAAGCCGCGGCCTTCGGGATCGGAATTGACGATGTGGTGGTCAGCATCCATTGCGGATCACGAGGATTGGGGCACCAGATTGCCAAGGATTACCTGCCCATGATGGCCAAAGCCGCTCCCGGATTCGGTATCAAACTTCCTCACAAAGATATTGCCTGCGCGCCGATTAATTCCGAATTGGGCCGCGACTACCTTGGAGCCATGGGTGCGGGCATCAACTGCGCCCTTGCCAACCGTCAAGCCATCACCCACCTTGTGCGTGAATGTTTTACAGATACTTTGCCACAGGCTGATTTGCGGCTGCTTTACGATGTGAGCCATAACACCTGCCATCGTGAAGAATTCAAAATTAACGGCAAAAAGAAAAATCTCTGGGTGCACCGTAAAGGCGCAACCCGCGCACTCGGCCCCGGACACCCTGAACTGCCAAGAGAATTCAAAAAACACGGCCAGCCTGTAATTATCGGCGGAAGCATGGGGACAGCGTCTTACATCCTTTCCGGAACAAAAGACTCAGCAGAAATATCTTTTTCATCCTGCTGTCACGGTGCTGGAAGGGTTATGAGCCGAGCCAAAGCGCGTAAGAATTTCAAAGGAAATAAAATCCAGAAAGAACTTGGCAGGCACGGAATTATAATCCGTACCGGATCTTTCAAGGGCATTGCCGAAGAAGCTCCCCTTGCCTACAAGGATGTGGACATGATCATCGAATCAACTCAAACTGCCGGAATAGCAGAAAAGGTTGCCCGCCTACGACCCATTTTATGTATAAAAGGCTAAAAATTGTGGAAATAGATTTTGATTTAGACTAAGTTACTCTAATGGAAAATATTGAAGTAATTAACAAGGATTGGCTGGCTTCCATGGCCTCCACAAAAAAGGAATTCCTGACCAAGCTTTTTGCCGTTTTCCTGCGAGATGAACCCGCCCGGGTAATCAAAATAAGGGAAGCTTTTCAAGCCGGACAGATGGATGAACTTAAATACCTTGCCCACTCCCTTAAAGGCGCAGCTGCCACAATGGGAGCAGACAGGGTTCGTGAAGCCTGCCTGAGACTGGAATACAGTGCTCGTGACGGTGACAAGGAACTCTCTGAAAAAAACCTGCATATTTTGGAAGATGAGATGAAGCTTGTTTACGATTTCATGAGCGATTTCATACAATAACCCAAAAATCTGCACTGAATATTTCATAAAAAGACCGGGGAAATCTTTCCCCGGTCTTTTTATATTTTAATGGCAGTTCCGATGGTAATCACTTTGTCTGCGGGAATCCGTAAATAGTCTAAAGGATCTTCCGAGACGGAGCTGAGCATGATAAAAATTTTCCGTCTTAGCAGGTGTTCTTTGTTGTCCTTGTTAAAACGCAACAGCATTCGTCCTATATAAAAATAACTGTCCGCACTGCTAAGCCCCAACTGGTTCCATGATTGTACCAAAATCAGCGACAGATTCGGCTTTTCCATGAACCCGTAATTCACAGTCATCCAGTATATATTTTTTTCAACAGTTTTCAGGGAAATACGTTTGTGCGAGTCAAAGTAAGGTTCACTGGATGTGTTCACCCGCAGGAACACCAGCTTCTCGTGAACTACCCGATTATTGCGTAGGTGTTGTAAAAAAGCATGCGGTATGAATTCGGAAGCTGAAAGAAATACAGCTTCTCCCGGAACCTTTGCCAGCATGTACTTTTCAATTTCGGATTCCAGATCAGAAACCTCAAGTCCGCGTGCCTGCAACCGCTCCTTAAGTACGGATCTGCCCCATATCCAGACATACATGCCATAAGCAATTAAACCGGCCAGCAATATGGGGAACCAGCCGCCCCCTGCAATCTTGGTAAAGTTGACAATGAAAAAGCCAAGATCAAACAGGGCAAAGAACCCGGTCAATATTGCTGCAAATATCCACGGGTATTTGCGTATCCTGCGCAGATAAAACCAGAACAGATAAGTGGTGATAACCATAGTTCCTGTTATGGCTATTCCGTAGGCCCCGGCCAGATGTTCAGAGCCTTCAAAAACCAGCACCAGAAAAATGCACAAACCAGCCATAACCCAGTTTACTGATCTCACATAAACCTGACCCGGATTTTCTTCCGAAGTCTGTAAAATTCGGATACGTGGAATAAAACCGAGATGGACAGCCTGAGCGGTAAGCGAAAAGGCACCGGAAATAATGGCCTGTGAAGCAATGATTGCCGCGAAAGTCGCCAGAGCGACCATAGGCAACATTAAAAATTTGGGGAAAAGGCTGAAAAACGGGTTGATTATCGATTCGGGATTCTCGATCAGTATAGCCCCCTGCCCCAGATAATTCAGCAGCAGACTGGGCAGGGCCACAAAATACCATGCAAGTGTAATCGGCCTACGTCCGAAATGTCCCATATCGGCAAAAAGAGCCTCCCCCCCGGTAACACAAAGGACAACCGCCCCAAGAACCATGGTTCCAGCCAGACCGTTTTCAGCAAAAAAATTCAATGCATAATATGGACTAAATGCCTGAAGTACGACCGGATTACCTATTGCTGAGAATAATCCGAAAACACCTATCACCGTAAACCAGATCAGCATGACCGGGCCGAACAAACTACCGATTTTATCAGTGCCGCTGCTCTGAAAAGCAAACAGAGCCAGAAGAATTGTGCAAGCTATATACGGCGTGTATTGGTGTGCAGCCGTTGTAGCGATATCTAGCCCTTCAATGGCGGAAAGCACGGAAATTGCCGGAGTGATAACCCCGTCACCATACAGCAACGCCCCGCCGATCATTGCAGCGAAAAGCATAAATGAAGCTGATCTGCGCTGCCCTTCATGACTGACCAATTCGTAAAGCGCGAAAATACCGCCCTCGCCCTCGTTATCTGCTGCCATGACAAAAGTTACGTACTTAAGGCAGATCACAATCAAAAGAGCCCAGATAATCAGGGAAAGCACTCCAAGTACATTAGCCGGGTTAAGCGCAATGGCATGATGCCCGCTGAAACAGGCCTTCATTGCGTAGAGAGGACTGGTTCCGATGTCTCCGAAAACAACTCCCAATGCACCCAATGCTAACGCGGCCTGACGGCTTTTATCTTTCTGTTTTAGCATAAGCTACCCGCGTAGGATTCAGCCGAACAAAAAAAGGGGAAAACTATCCGGCAAAATAGTTTTCCCCTCCTGATGAAACATATTAAAATTTACTCGCCCTTACGACCGTACGTTTCCTTCTCAATCAGCCACTTTCCATCTTTACGCAGAAACTCAAAAGAAGGATTAAATTTACCACGCCCATCGTTGCTCCGGTAATCCCACTGTACCCTTATGTTACATTTATTGCCTTCAACCGAGAATGAGGTAATCTTGAACAAACGCAATTTGAAAGAACTCTCCAACCAATAAGAAGAACAACGAGCCAGACTTTCACTGAAATCTGAAAACAAATGTTCTTCAGTTGATTTGCACGGGAACGACATTACAACCGCATTATCAGCATACAAGGAACGAATAGCATCGAAATCCCTGAGATTGTAGGCGTCCTTATAATCAAAAAGAACATCCTTGATTTCATCGCGGACCCCATCGTCAGCAGAAGCTCCAGCGGAAACAGCAGCACAGGCAACAACCAGCAAAATCAACATTGAGAATAAAATTTTCTTCACAGCAAACACCTTATGATACGTTTATTTTATGCAACTTCATTTCTCTTAAAACAAATTGAAATAAAAATCAGCAAATCCCGTTCATCTTACGCCACTTTTGCAGACAGGCCTGCACTTCCTCAAAAGTTTCGTCAGGATTTTTTCCAGCTGTATCCACAATACATTCGGCATTATTATCTTCCTGAAATTTAACATCCACCCCGATAACTTCGCCAAGGTCCTTGAATTCCTTTCCGGTACGCTGCCGCTCAAGAGCCTTTTCATACAAACCGGCCATAACCAGCCCCTGCTGCCGCCCGGATTCCCGTTTCATGGCCATATTCACAGGGCAGCGCAAATATACTTCAGCAAAAAATTCTATTTTCTCACGGGCATCATTGCGCCAGCAAAGCTCGTGGGCGGAACCGTCCAGAATTACACATCGACCGGACTGCATGATTGAAAGAGCATCTTCCACAAATAAATTATAAGCACGCTGACGCTCGTCACAGGTATATTCAGGATTGGGGATATAAATTTTTCGCCGATCATCCATACAAAGAAGGACAACCTTAACTCCTTCTGCCCGCAACTTATCATACAATTTTCTAGCAATGGTACTCTTGCCGCATGCAGGCAGGCCGGTAATCCAGATAGCCCAGTTTTTGTTAACGCATATACCTTTCGAATTGGACATAATCGAAAACCTCATCCTCAAGGACATTTTCAATAAAACGCATCAACGCATCCCGCACTTCCTGCGGATGATCTGGATACCATACAGGCGAAGCAATGACCAACCCCCTGAACACGAAAAATGGGGCCATAACCTGTAGGACCTCCATATCTCCGGTCTTTTCAAGATAGGTTTCCATATAGGTCATGTATAGATTGCGCATCTTGCTGGAAAATTTACCATCAGAATAAAGGCCGAAAAGAATATAATTAGTTGCCATGCAACAAAGGTCCCCGGCAGGTTCGCCCCACTCACCCCGGCTGCGGTCGAGCACGCTGAAATCTTCCGGGCCGCCCATGAGAACATTCCACGGATGAAAATCACCATGAACAGCACATAGACGGTGGGTATAATGAAAGAGCTTCCAGCGCCAATCAATCAACTTCTTCTCTAGATTCACAAAACGGCTTTGAGAAAAAAACTCGCAAGGGTGTTTGAAAGCCTCATCAATCAATCCCATAATACATTCGCTAGACCCGATCAGATCGCGGATACGACGCATGTACAAATGAGGATCATCTTTCTTTACTGAATGGATTTCCGCCAGCCACCCGGCTAGATCGGCAGCGCTTTGAACGTCCTGATCCGAGAAGTCCCCGTTACGGATGCGGTCAAGATCGTTAAAGTAATCATATCCCTGTAACTTCTCATTAAGGATAAAAAATTCCTGCGGTTCATTGAGGGGAAGCATCTCGCCACTACGACTGATATATCCGATTCCCATAGGTTTAACATGGCGCGGAAGACGTGCCGAGGTTTCATACTGAAACATGAGCACTGCCGCCCTGTCCCAATAGAACTGGTGCCCGTAATTATCCCCTTTCATGACTGAAATAACGGTTTCGCGCTCCTCGCCATCCACAGTGAAAAGCACCAGCAACGGTTTACCGTAGCCGAATTTCTTCATCCCCTGCTTATCGAGCGAACCGATATCCCCGTAATCCACAAGGACCGTGCCGGGGCCAAAAGCTTCTCTCAAGTAACCTTCAAGCATGGCAGCGGTTATTTCAATCATGATGCATCCTCCGGGATTTTAATTCCTAGGATACAGGAACAGACAACTCACTTACAACTATTTTCGGCAAAAAAGAGGTCAAAGCACTTAGAATAAAAAAACCGGAACCCTGCGAGCAGGATTCCGGCATAAGATCAGATTGCGTAAACTGGTAATTTTAAAGTTTACCGAAGTTATCTTCGTAACGTGCCCAGAACTCTTCTTCAGTATAAGAATGTTCCTGAGTACCGAGTTTCTCAACACAGTATACAGCACTGACAGCTCCTACATGGGCAGCTTCAACAAGGTTTTTGCCCATAGCAAGGCCCTTGATCAGTCCGGCACGGAAAGCATCGCCTGCTCCGGTGGGATCTTCTACAACTTCAGCCTTAGCAGCGGGAACTTTGGTTTCGCCGCCTTTTTCAACAACAAGACAACCCTGTTCGCCAAGAGTTACGATGATGGAATCACAAATTCCCATGAGTTCATCACGGGTCTTGCCTGTGGACTTCATGATCATTTCCAGTTCGTAGTCATTGGAAACAAGGATCTTGCAGCCGCTAATCATTTCCAGCAGCTGTTCACCGCTGAATGCGGGAATGTTCTGGCCCGGATCGTAGATGAAAGAGACACCTTTTTCACGGTAGACCTTGGGGAAATTCTGCATGTCATCAAGGTTGCCGGGAGAAACGATTGCCAGTGCATCCGCAGGATTCACAGCAGAAAAATCGTAATCGCAACCGTATTTCATAGCACCGGGGTTGAATCCGGTGATCTGGTTGTCGGATTTATCGGTAGTGATATAAGCTCCGGCGGTGAATTCGCTATCTATACGCTTAATGCCTTCACGGGTAATTTTGTTATCATCAAGCCATTTTTCATAGCCGTCAAAATCTTTACCGCCTGTACCGAGGATTACGGGTTTCTCATCGAGCATGGAGAGAGCGTAAGCTATGTTTCCGGCTGTTCCGCCGAAGCGTTCATCGAGGCCGTCCACAAGAAAGCACACATTAAGCATGTGAATTTTATCGGGCAGGATATGATCGGCAAAACTACCGGGAAAACTCATAATTCTGTCATAGGCCAAAGAACCGGAAACCAATATCTGCATTTGTTTGAACTCCTTAAATGTGATTCGAGCAAGAAATAAATAAGCATACTCCCACTCGCTTTGCGCGGATGAGAGTATGCTTTCTTTAATGGTAAAGTCAATAAACAGGCTAGCCGGTATGGCTTTTTACCCATTCAAAGAACTCTTCATTACCCTGCTTTGCCTCCATAGCAACAATTGCAGGACAATCATAGCTATGGAGGTTCTTTACCGTCTGGATCAATTTCTCAACCAGTTCAGGTGTTGTCTTGGCGAGAAGGACTGTTTCCTCGGAATGCTCAAGCTTCCCCTCCCACCAATACATGGATTCCATCTTCTCAAAGATATTCACACATGCAGCCAGATGACGCATGACCAGCTCTCCACCGATCTCACGCGCCTCTTCAACGTCCCCAGTGGTTATATAAACCATCATTACGGACATAAAGCCCTCCTACTTACAGACAGGACTCTCACCGGGCTTGGCGTTTGCAAGGTAATTACTGATTGCATCCAGTTCATCGGCAGTAATAGTCATGCCCATATCAGCCATGCGCTGGTTGGTTTTTTCCCATGCAGCCAGATCTTTTTTACCCAAGCCGCGACAAACGCGCTTCAAGCTATGACAAGATGTACACTTGGTAAGAACAAGGCTGGAACCATCTGCAGCACCGGAAGTGGAAAGTCCTAAACCGGAGATGGTAAACAGAGCCGCAACTATCAAACTTAATGCTAATTTCATATTCAATTCCTCCACTTTGGATTTGTATTAGATGATACATGAATTGACATGAACGGCAACATTTATCACCATCATGGACATATATTCGATGATTGTAAGTTAGACCAAGAAATGATAGCCCACAGCAGACATTATGAAAATGAAAAGCCCAGATAAAAAAACTCTGCAAAGAGCAACCATAATCTATGACCGTCTGATTAAAAGGTATCCGAACCCGGAGCCGGAATTAGATTGGAATAATGCATGGGAACTGATGGTTGCCACGGCCCTTGCCGCACAGTGTACGGATGTGAGGGTCAACAAGGTTACCCCGGAACTTTTCAAACGCTGGCCCGGTCCCGCCGAAATGATCAAGGCGGATATCGCGGACATCGAAGAAGTAATCCGCTCCACCGGACTTTTCCGCAATAAGGCGAAAAATCTGAAAGGTGCGGCGGAAGTTGTCATGAATGAGTTCGGCGGTGAAATGCCACGGACCATGAAAGATATGATCAAGCTTCCCGGAGTAGCCCGCAAAACCGCCAATATTGTGCTGTCCAACGCCATGGATATTCACGAAGGCGTGGCAGTTGATACCCATGTAAAAAGGCTTTCATTCAGGATGGGCTTAACCGAAAGCACCAACCCAAATGTAATTGAAAAAGACCTGATGCCGCTTTTCAAGCGCGAGAACTGGGGCGACGCCAACCATGTTCTTGTCCTTTATGGCCGTGAAATATGCTCGGCCAGAAGCCCTAAATGCGACATTTGCGAACTTAACGATATCTGTCCGAAAAACGGAATTGAGAAAAAATAATGAGCGAAGAGAAAAAGAAACCCGGTACCTTTACCGTACATGCAACCGACGGCCACGCGCGCCGCGGAACCCTTGTCACCGCACACGGTGAAATCCAGACCCCGGTCTACATGCCCGTTGGCACCCAGGGTGCTGTTAAGGGTGTTTCCCCACGTGATCTGAAAGAAATCAACTCCCAGATCATCCTCGGAAACACCTACCACCTCTACCTGCGTCCCGGTGACGAGCTCGTTGCCCGCCGTGGCGGTCTGCACAAATTCGCCAACTGGGATAAACCCATCCTCACCGATAGCGGAGGATTTCAGGTCTTCAGCCTTGAGTCCATCCGTAAGATCACCGAGCAGGGTGTAGAATTTCGTTCCTATCTTGACGGATCAAAACATTTCTTTTCCCCGGAAAAAGTCATTTCCATCCAGAACAATATCGGCTCCGATATCATGATGGTGCTGGATGAATGTGTAGGTTACGGACATGACCGCGACTACACAGCAAAATCCCTTGAAATGACCACCCGCTGGGCCAAACGTTGCCGTGATGCATACCCCGTAGGTTCCGGCGATCAGCTCATGTTCGGTATTGTTCAGGGCGGCTTCCACAAAGACCTGCGTGAAGTATCCCTTGAGCAGCTCCGCGAGATTCCCTTCGAAGGTTTCGCCATCGGCGGCCTGAGTGTAGGTGAACCCATCCCGGACATGTACGACATCCTGCAGCACATCGGCCCCAAACTGCCTGAAGAAAAACCCCGCTACCTCATGGGCGTGGGAACTCCGCTGGACATCCTTGAAGGTATTGCCAACGGCGTGGACATGTTCGACTGCGTGCTGCCCACAAGAAACGCACGGAACGGAACCCTGTACACCAGCCTCGGCAAGGTCAACATCAAGCGTGCGCAGTATCGCGAAGATGACTCCCCTCTGGACCCGAACTGTGACTGCTACACCTGCCGCACATTCAGCAAGGCTTACCTGCGCCACCTGTACACAGCCAAGGAACTGCTTTCCTACCAGCTGAACTCGATCCATAACCTGCGCTTCTTCCTCAAACTGACCGAAGAAGCACGGGATGCCATTGAAAAAGGCACTTTCGCTGACCTGCGCAAAAAATACGAAGCGGTTTACGAATCGCCAGTTAAATAATGAAAATTATCAGACCATTATTAACGCTGATTGGAGCACTGACCGTTGCCGGAATACTGGCGGCGGCAGTGCTTTTTTTCTTTGCCCCGGTTCTGCTTCAACAGGAGGATGAGCTTGAAAAAGCTGATGCCATCGTAGTTTTAGGAGGACATTACTACCGTCCGCTCTACGCTGCTGATCTCTATAATAAAGGCTATGCACCTCGTATTTTAGCCAGCAAACCGGTAATTACACCGGAAATTGAAGCTGTGCGCGATCTGGACATACATTTCCCCTACCAATGGGAAGTATTTAGGGATGTGCTGCTGAAAAAAGATGTGCCGGCAGAAAGAATTGAATTTTTCGGCAAAGCTAACATCAGCACCCTTGATGAAGCGGAAAAACTGAGAGACAAACTCACTCCGCAAATAAAATCTATAATACTCGTGACCTCGCCCATGCACACTCGGCGTGCCGGAATCATCTTCAGGGAGATTCTACCACCGAACGTAAAGATCATTGTGGTCGGCACTCCCTACGAAGTCACCCCAGAGAGGTGGTGGACCAATTTCCGGGCTGCACCATTTGTTGTTCTGGAAGTAGCCAAAACACTCTATTACGAATTTGGAGGAGCTTTCAGAAGCTCGGAATCAACTACCAATTAAAAAGAAAAAAGACCTTCCGGATACCGGAAGGTCTTTTTTCTTTTTATGCTTTAGTCATTTTCTGCAATGTGCTGACTATCTTTTCCATTATCGCATCAATCTCAACAGACTCCGGCAGATTGAGAACGTTACCATCTGACATCTGGCGTTCCACCAAACCGGGCAGTTGCGGCATGGTGAAACTATTCTGCGGCAGATGATCCAGCTTGGGAGGCTCTCCGCCCAAATAGCGATTGATAACCAGCACCTGATTATCCAGCCCCAACTCCGAAGCCATACGGCCCACCTCTGAAGCTGTCTGAAAACTGCGTATGGAAGGCTCACTGACAACCACTAATCCGTCAACGTGCATGGCTGTCCCCCTGCCGAGATGCTCTACCCCGGCTTCAAGATCAACCAGAACGCAATCATCACTGTCCATCACGATATGGGCCAGCAGTGCTTTGAGCAGGGCATTAGCATCACAGGCACAACCGCCCCCGGCGTTGGAAAGTCCGCCCATTACCAGCAGCCTTTTCTTACCCGGATCAACACCGGGGAAAGGCTCTTCATGAAGCGGAAGTTCCACCGCAAGCTCTTCCGGCAGATCACCTACTTCCGGGT contains the following coding sequences:
- a CDS encoding ArsA-related P-loop ATPase, giving the protein MKLAFAGKGGVGKTSITSWMADWMARSGQNVWMIDADTALSLGQSSGLDAGVLPVSVSSRTDLVRDRIHEEGFLNLNPEVGDLPEELAVELPLHEEPFPGVDPGKKRLLVMGGLSNAGGGCACDANALLKALLAHIVMDSDDCVLVDLEAGVEHLGRGTAMHVDGLVVVSEPSIRSFQTASEVGRMASELGLDNQVLVINRYLGGEPPKLDHLPQNSFTMPQLPGLVERQMSDGNVLNLPESVEIDAIMEKIVSTLQKMTKA
- a CDS encoding cytochrome c, giving the protein MKLALSLIVAALFTISGLGLSTSGAADGSSLVLTKCTSCHSLKRVCRGLGKKDLAAWEKTNQRMADMGMTITADELDAISNYLANAKPGESPVCK
- the nth gene encoding endonuclease III yields the protein MKMKSPDKKTLQRATIIYDRLIKRYPNPEPELDWNNAWELMVATALAAQCTDVRVNKVTPELFKRWPGPAEMIKADIADIEEVIRSTGLFRNKAKNLKGAAEVVMNEFGGEMPRTMKDMIKLPGVARKTANIVLSNAMDIHEGVAVDTHVKRLSFRMGLTESTNPNVIEKDLMPLFKRENWGDANHVLVLYGREICSARSPKCDICELNDICPKNGIEKK
- a CDS encoding nuclear transport factor 2 family protein, coding for MKKILFSMLILLVVACAAVSAGASADDGVRDEIKDVLFDYKDAYNLRDFDAIRSLYADNAVVMSFPCKSTEEHLFSDFSESLARCSSYWLESSFKLRLFKITSFSVEGNKCNIRVQWDYRSNDGRGKFNPSFEFLRKDGKWLIEKETYGRKGE
- a CDS encoding carbohydrate kinase family protein, with the protein product MQILVSGSLAYDRIMSFPGSFADHILPDKIHMLNVCFLVDGLDERFGGTAGNIAYALSMLDEKPVILGTGGKDFDGYEKWLDDNKITREGIKRIDSEFTAGAYITTDKSDNQITGFNPGAMKYGCDYDFSAVNPADALAIVSPGNLDDMQNFPKVYREKGVSFIYDPGQNIPAFSGEQLLEMISGCKILVSNDYELEMIMKSTGKTRDELMGICDSIIVTLGEQGCLVVEKGGETKVPAAKAEVVEDPTGAGDAFRAGLIKGLAMGKNLVEAAHVGAVSAVYCVEKLGTQEHSYTEEEFWARYEDNFGKL
- a CDS encoding potassium transporter Kup, whose amino-acid sequence is MLKQKDKSRQAALALGALGVVFGDIGTSPLYAMKACFSGHHAIALNPANVLGVLSLIIWALLIVICLKYVTFVMAADNEGEGGIFALYELVSHEGQRRSASFMLFAAMIGGALLYGDGVITPAISVLSAIEGLDIATTAAHQYTPYIACTILLALFAFQSSGTDKIGSLFGPVMLIWFTVIGVFGLFSAIGNPVVLQAFSPYYALNFFAENGLAGTMVLGAVVLCVTGGEALFADMGHFGRRPITLAWYFVALPSLLLNYLGQGAILIENPESIINPFFSLFPKFLMLPMVALATFAAIIASQAIISGAFSLTAQAVHLGFIPRIRILQTSEENPGQVYVRSVNWVMAGLCIFLVLVFEGSEHLAGAYGIAITGTMVITTYLFWFYLRRIRKYPWIFAAILTGFFALFDLGFFIVNFTKIAGGGWFPILLAGLIAYGMYVWIWGRSVLKERLQARGLEVSDLESEIEKYMLAKVPGEAVFLSASEFIPHAFLQHLRNNRVVHEKLVFLRVNTSSEPYFDSHKRISLKTVEKNIYWMTVNYGFMEKPNLSLILVQSWNQLGLSSADSYFYIGRMLLRFNKDNKEHLLRRKIFIMLSSVSEDPLDYLRIPADKVITIGTAIKI
- a CDS encoding Hpt domain-containing protein is translated as MENIEVINKDWLASMASTKKEFLTKLFAVFLRDEPARVIKIREAFQAGQMDELKYLAHSLKGAAATMGADRVREACLRLEYSARDGDKELSEKNLHILEDEMKLVYDFMSDFIQ
- a CDS encoding RtcB family protein; protein product: MNIKLLKQESPCRWRMEKYGPMRVDALFFGNKDIILELDDTTVSQVRDVASLPGVVGQVCAMPDAHSGYGFPIGGVGAFDEKHGVISAGGVGFDISCGVRTLTTGLKKQDLITCDAKLADLLFKRIPSGAGVGGDIILEGDQLDEMLLGGASWAVGQGVGKPEDLGRIEGNGRNNFADPCKVPLKAKQRMRNQMGSLGSGNHYLEVQYVEEIYDKAKAAAFGIGIDDVVVSIHCGSRGLGHQIAKDYLPMMAKAAPGFGIKLPHKDIACAPINSELGRDYLGAMGAGINCALANRQAITHLVRECFTDTLPQADLRLLYDVSHNTCHREEFKINGKKKNLWVHRKGATRALGPGHPELPREFKKHGQPVIIGGSMGTASYILSGTKDSAEISFSSCCHGAGRVMSRAKARKNFKGNKIQKELGRHGIIIRTGSFKGIAEEAPLAYKDVDMIIESTQTAGIAEKVARLRPILCIKG
- a CDS encoding adenylyl-sulfate kinase — protein: MSNSKGICVNKNWAIWITGLPACGKSTIARKLYDKLRAEGVKVVLLCMDDRRKIYIPNPEYTCDERQRAYNLFVEDALSIMQSGRCVILDGSAHELCWRNDAREKIEFFAEVYLRCPVNMAMKRESGRQQGLVMAGLYEKALERQRTGKEFKDLGEVIGVDVKFQEDNNAECIVDTAGKNPDETFEEVQACLQKWRKMNGIC
- the tgt gene encoding tRNA guanosine(34) transglycosylase Tgt, which produces MSEEKKKPGTFTVHATDGHARRGTLVTAHGEIQTPVYMPVGTQGAVKGVSPRDLKEINSQIILGNTYHLYLRPGDELVARRGGLHKFANWDKPILTDSGGFQVFSLESIRKITEQGVEFRSYLDGSKHFFSPEKVISIQNNIGSDIMMVLDECVGYGHDRDYTAKSLEMTTRWAKRCRDAYPVGSGDQLMFGIVQGGFHKDLREVSLEQLREIPFEGFAIGGLSVGEPIPDMYDILQHIGPKLPEEKPRYLMGVGTPLDILEGIANGVDMFDCVLPTRNARNGTLYTSLGKVNIKRAQYREDDSPLDPNCDCYTCRTFSKAYLRHLYTAKELLSYQLNSIHNLRFFLKLTEEARDAIEKGTFADLRKKYEAVYESPVK
- a CDS encoding YdcF family protein is translated as MKIIRPLLTLIGALTVAGILAAAVLFFFAPVLLQQEDELEKADAIVVLGGHYYRPLYAADLYNKGYAPRILASKPVITPEIEAVRDLDIHFPYQWEVFRDVLLKKDVPAERIEFFGKANISTLDEAEKLRDKLTPQIKSIILVTSPMHTRRAGIIFREILPPNVKIIVVGTPYEVTPERWWTNFRAAPFVVLEVAKTLYYEFGGAFRSSESTTN
- a CDS encoding phosphotransferase family protein, which encodes MIEITAAMLEGYLREAFGPGTVLVDYGDIGSLDKQGMKKFGYGKPLLVLFTVDGEERETVISVMKGDNYGHQFYWDRAAVLMFQYETSARLPRHVKPMGIGYISRSGEMLPLNEPQEFFILNEKLQGYDYFNDLDRIRNGDFSDQDVQSAADLAGWLAEIHSVKKDDPHLYMRRIRDLIGSSECIMGLIDEAFKHPCEFFSQSRFVNLEKKLIDWRWKLFHYTHRLCAVHGDFHPWNVLMGGPEDFSVLDRSRGEWGEPAGDLCCMATNYILFGLYSDGKFSSKMRNLYMTYMETYLEKTGDMEVLQVMAPFFVFRGLVIASPVWYPDHPQEVRDALMRFIENVLEDEVFDYVQFERYMR
- the cutA gene encoding divalent-cation tolerance protein CutA codes for the protein MSVMMVYITTGDVEEAREIGGELVMRHLAACVNIFEKMESMYWWEGKLEHSEETVLLAKTTPELVEKLIQTVKNLHSYDCPAIVAMEAKQGNEEFFEWVKSHTG
- a CDS encoding ACT domain-containing protein, with translation MKCDQLSIFLENRAGRLAEVTRLLTENKVNIRALSLADTSDFGILRLIVSDFDTAQKVLKEAGFTVGKTSVVAVVVDDQPGGLHNLLEMLRGSGINVEYMYAFVHQSGSNAVIIFRFDRTDQAIELLESKNIKMIPSEELCKL